Proteins encoded within one genomic window of Haladaptatus sp. QDMS2:
- a CDS encoding CopG family transcriptional regulator has product MSTKRVNFRLPEELVTHADIAAKVSHKNRTEVLIEALRRYLAEIEAEESFREAVVELYLDGQIELENLAEIIGRQDAEAVAASKRVLDRGEELSDKLADL; this is encoded by the coding sequence ATGAGCACCAAGCGAGTCAATTTCCGTCTTCCAGAGGAGTTGGTGACGCACGCCGATATTGCGGCGAAAGTGTCACACAAGAATCGCACCGAGGTACTCATCGAGGCGCTGCGACGGTATCTAGCAGAGATAGAGGCAGAAGAGAGCTTTCGGGAGGCAGTGGTCGAACTCTATCTCGACGGCCAAATCGAACTGGAAAACCTCGCAGAGATAATCGGACGCCAGGACGCCGAGGCGGTGGCTGCCTCGAAACGAGTCCTCGACCGTGGCGAAGAACTCTCGGACAAACTCGCAGACCTCTGA
- a CDS encoding DUF2080 family transposase-associated protein, whose amino-acid sequence MDRHEIEGHEVIDGTAKVTGNGAHVLVPKRWRGADVKVVRTSDPEGEHDG is encoded by the coding sequence ATGGACAGACACGAAATCGAAGGCCACGAAGTCATCGACGGAACGGCCAAAGTCACCGGCAACGGGGCTCACGTCCTCGTCCCGAAACGGTGGCGTGGCGCAGACGTGAAAGTCGTCCGCACGTCAGACCCAGAGGGCGAACATGACGGTTGA